A region from the Candidatus Thiothrix putei genome encodes:
- the hemN gene encoding oxygen-independent coproporphyrinogen III oxidase, giving the protein MSAIQFDADLIRRYDTAGPRYTSYPTAVAFGPFTEDEYKAHAYLSNEDPIPLPLSLYFHVPFCDTVCFYCACNKIVTKDHSKAETYLQYLFREIEMQAKLYDRDRMVEQLHWGGGTPTFLNHDEMRALMDKTREHFSLHITDEGDYSIEIDPRSVTAETIGLLREIGFNRFSLGVQDVDERVQVAVNRIQPIAQTLAIIDACRAYGAKSISVDLIYGLPFQTVESFRQTLDTIIEMSPDRISVFNYAHMPNLFKPQRRINEADLPSPETKLQIMQLAVEHLTAAGYEYIGMDHFAKPDDELAIAQRQGTLHRNFQGYTTHADCDLVAMGVSSISSVAECYSQNAKTLEEYYAAIDAGHLPVIKGLTLDDDDVLRRYIIQQLACHFTLNFTQVERLFNLVFATYFSRELELLQPMVSDQLLQFTDTGLDVTPRGRFLIRNICMVFDVSLRKQSVQQRFSRVI; this is encoded by the coding sequence ATGAGTGCAATTCAATTCGATGCAGATTTGATACGTCGTTATGACACGGCGGGGCCGCGTTATACGTCTTATCCGACAGCGGTCGCGTTTGGGCCTTTTACCGAAGACGAATACAAGGCTCATGCTTACTTGAGCAATGAAGACCCCATCCCGTTGCCCTTGTCCTTGTATTTTCATGTGCCATTTTGCGATACGGTGTGTTTTTACTGTGCTTGCAACAAGATTGTGACCAAAGATCATTCCAAAGCTGAAACCTATCTGCAATACCTGTTCCGTGAAATTGAGATGCAAGCCAAGCTGTATGATCGTGACCGCATGGTGGAGCAACTGCATTGGGGGGGCGGTACGCCAACCTTTCTCAACCATGATGAAATGCGGGCGTTGATGGATAAAACCCGTGAGCATTTTTCCTTGCACATCACCGATGAGGGGGATTATTCCATTGAGATTGACCCGCGTTCGGTGACGGCTGAGACCATTGGCCTGTTACGTGAGATTGGTTTCAATCGCTTCAGCCTCGGTGTGCAGGATGTGGATGAGCGTGTGCAAGTTGCCGTTAACCGCATTCAGCCCATTGCGCAAACCTTGGCAATTATTGATGCCTGTCGCGCTTATGGTGCAAAATCTATCAGCGTGGATTTGATTTACGGTTTACCGTTTCAAACCGTTGAAAGTTTCCGCCAAACACTGGATACCATCATTGAAATGTCACCGGATCGCATTTCAGTGTTTAACTATGCACACATGCCAAACTTGTTTAAACCGCAGCGGCGCATCAATGAGGCGGATTTGCCATCCCCTGAAACCAAATTGCAAATCATGCAGTTGGCGGTGGAGCATTTAACCGCAGCAGGTTACGAATACATTGGAATGGATCATTTCGCCAAACCCGATGATGAATTAGCAATTGCCCAGCGCCAGGGAACGTTACACCGTAATTTCCAGGGCTATACCACCCACGCTGATTGTGATTTGGTGGCAATGGGCGTGAGTTCCATTAGCAGTGTGGCGGAATGTTATAGCCAGAATGCGAAGACCTTAGAAGAGTACTACGCTGCCATTGATGCAGGGCATTTGCCCGTGATCAAGGGCTTGACGCTGGACGATGATGATGTGTTGCGTCGTTATATTATCCAGCAATTGGCCTGCCACTTTACGCTGAATTTTACTCAAGTTGAACGGCTTTTTAATCTGGTGTTTGCAACGTATTTCAGCCGTGAACTGGAGTTATTGCAGCCAATGGTGAGCGACCAATTGTTGCAATTTACGGATACCGGTTTAGATGTTACACCGCGTGGGCGCTTTCTCATCCGCAATATTTGTATGGTGTTTGATGTCAGCTTGCGCAAACAAAGTGTGCAACAACGTTTCTCACGGGTGATTTAA
- the fnr gene encoding fumarate/nitrate reduction transcriptional regulator Fnr has product MKTIALHSAKKSAVSCHNCSLSELCLPRGLNRDELELLENAINKTVKIKKKDYLFHRDDQQQSIYAVKAGAIKTSLSTPDGEEQILGFYLPGDLLGFDAFARDRHTCDAQALDDTLVCELSMDNFQELCGKLPIMRGQMMRQIGSELEREQMLLLTLGQMRTEERLATFLSSLSERNKDRGFSSNEFNLPMARHDLANYLGMAVETLSRMFSRLQEEKIIAVQHRLVKIEDMSRLKQLAHHTCRPAGDAL; this is encoded by the coding sequence ATGAAGACAATTGCTTTACACAGCGCCAAAAAATCAGCCGTTTCTTGCCATAATTGCAGCCTAAGTGAACTCTGCTTGCCACGTGGCCTTAATCGTGATGAGTTGGAGTTATTGGAAAATGCCATTAATAAAACGGTCAAAATTAAGAAAAAAGACTACTTGTTCCACCGCGATGACCAACAACAATCTATCTATGCCGTCAAAGCAGGTGCGATCAAAACGTCATTATCAACGCCTGATGGCGAGGAACAGATTCTAGGTTTTTACCTACCCGGTGACTTGCTAGGGTTTGATGCCTTTGCCCGCGACCGCCACACCTGTGATGCGCAAGCCTTAGACGACACCCTCGTCTGCGAGCTTAGCATGGATAATTTCCAAGAGCTGTGCGGCAAATTACCCATTATGCGCGGGCAAATGATGCGCCAAATTGGCTCAGAACTGGAACGTGAACAGATGTTGCTGCTGACACTGGGGCAAATGCGTACCGAAGAACGCCTTGCTACGTTTCTGTCCAGCTTGTCGGAACGCAATAAAGATCGCGGTTTTTCCAGCAATGAATTCAACCTGCCGATGGCGCGTCACGATCTTGCCAACTACCTTGGTATGGCAGTGGAAACGCTGAGCCGCATGTTTTCACGCTTACAGGAAGAAAAAATCATCGCAGTGCAACATCGCTTAGTCAAAATCGAAGACATGAGCCGCCTCAAACAGTTGGCACATCACACCTGCCGCCCCGCAGGTGATGCACTGTAA
- a CDS encoding DUF3149 domain-containing protein — protein MIELLFGSWMGVLTIIVILFMLVMMGYLGWVFIKKSGE, from the coding sequence ATGATTGAGCTATTGTTTGGAAGCTGGATGGGTGTGCTAACCATTATCGTGATTCTATTCATGTTGGTGATGATGGGCTACTTGGGTTGGGTGTTCATCAAAAAGTCGGGTGAATAA
- the pssA gene encoding CDP-diacylglycerol--serine O-phosphatidyltransferase, with protein MEERQLNVKSSPSRGIYLLPNLLTTGAMFGGFYAVVAAMQGKFEAAAVAVFIAMILDGLDGRVARMTNTQTEFGAQYDSLADLISFGVAPGLVMYQWALVHLQASGTAWGKAGWLAAFVYVACAALRLARFNTQIGKVDKRFFVGLPSPAAAAVMVGMVWVFHDLDVTGRNLQIPALLLTLSVGLLMVSNISFYSFKDFDLRNRVPFVVVLAVVLVFALTTIDPPKVLFGVFLLYALSGPLLWGGRRWRKFQRRKKGVDA; from the coding sequence GTGGAAGAGCGACAACTAAACGTAAAATCCTCGCCCAGTAGGGGCATTTATTTACTGCCCAATTTGTTGACCACCGGCGCTATGTTCGGTGGTTTTTATGCCGTAGTGGCTGCGATGCAGGGCAAGTTTGAAGCAGCAGCGGTGGCGGTTTTTATTGCCATGATTTTGGATGGGTTGGATGGGCGGGTTGCCCGCATGACCAATACCCAAACCGAATTCGGAGCGCAATATGACAGTTTGGCTGATCTGATTTCTTTTGGCGTTGCACCGGGTTTAGTTATGTATCAGTGGGCGCTGGTGCATTTACAGGCTTCGGGCACAGCATGGGGAAAGGCTGGTTGGTTAGCTGCTTTTGTTTACGTGGCGTGTGCAGCGCTACGTTTGGCTCGGTTCAATACACAAATTGGTAAGGTCGATAAGCGCTTTTTCGTGGGGTTGCCGAGTCCAGCCGCAGCAGCAGTTATGGTGGGGATGGTTTGGGTATTCCATGATCTGGACGTGACGGGGCGTAACTTACAGATTCCTGCCTTATTGTTGACGTTATCCGTCGGCTTGTTGATGGTTAGCAATATCAGTTTTTACAGCTTTAAAGATTTTGACCTGCGTAATCGCGTGCCGTTTGTGGTGGTACTGGCGGTCGTGCTGGTATTTGCGTTGACGACGATTGATCCGCCTAAAGTATTGTTTGGGGTATTTTTATTGTATGCCCTGTCAGGGCCGTTACTGTGGGGGGGGCGGCGGTGGCGTAAGTTCCAGCGGCGTAAAAAGGGTGTTGATGCTTGA
- a CDS encoding 2-isopropylmalate synthase: protein MSKDRLIIFDTTLRDGEQSPGASMTQEEKIRIALMLEKMRVDVIEGGFPIASPGDFESVKAIASLVKDSTICGLARALEKDIDRAAEAIKPANSGRIHTFIATSPIHMQNKLRMTPDQVVEQAVFAVKRARNYTDDVEFSCEDAGRSEFDFLCRVIEAAITAGARTINIPDTVGYQIPAVFGDMVGRLIAHIPNADKAVFSVHCHNDLGLAVGNSLAAVMQGARQVECTINGLGERAGNASLEEVVMAIRVRPDVFPVETCIDATHIVPTSRLVSSVTGFPVQPNKAIVGANAFAHESGIHQDGVLKHRETYEIMRAQDVGWSDNKIVLGKHSGRNAFKTRLQELNIELTSEEELNAAFSRFKDLADRKHDIFDEDLMVLMMDARSAQEDVAYELLALNVCSTTGKAPDAKVALKAHGKEQTARAIGGGPVDAVYKAIESIVGETATLALYSVNNITSGTDAQGEVTVRLDKDGRIIHGHGADTDIVIASAKAYVDAWNKLASQALREHPQHHQGV, encoded by the coding sequence ATGTCTAAAGACCGTTTGATTATTTTTGATACCACATTGCGCGATGGTGAGCAAAGTCCAGGCGCATCCATGACGCAAGAAGAGAAAATCCGCATTGCCTTGATGCTGGAAAAAATGCGCGTGGATGTTATCGAAGGCGGTTTTCCGATTGCCAGCCCCGGCGATTTTGAGTCAGTGAAAGCGATTGCCAGCCTTGTTAAGGACAGCACCATTTGCGGCCTTGCGCGTGCCTTGGAAAAAGATATTGACCGTGCCGCCGAAGCCATTAAGCCTGCCAATTCCGGGCGTATTCATACGTTTATTGCGACCTCACCGATCCACATGCAGAACAAACTGCGCATGACGCCGGATCAAGTCGTTGAGCAAGCCGTGTTTGCGGTGAAACGGGCGCGGAATTACACCGATGATGTCGAGTTTTCGTGCGAAGATGCGGGGCGTTCTGAATTCGATTTTCTGTGCCGGGTGATCGAAGCCGCGATTACAGCGGGGGCGCGTACCATCAACATTCCCGACACGGTTGGCTACCAGATTCCGGCTGTGTTTGGTGATATGGTCGGGCGCTTGATTGCACATATTCCCAATGCTGATAAAGCCGTTTTCTCGGTACACTGCCACAATGACCTTGGCTTGGCGGTCGGTAATTCTTTGGCTGCGGTGATGCAAGGCGCACGTCAGGTGGAGTGTACTATCAACGGTTTGGGTGAACGCGCCGGTAATGCTTCGTTGGAAGAAGTGGTGATGGCGATTCGCGTGCGCCCCGACGTATTCCCGGTCGAAACCTGTATTGATGCGACCCACATCGTGCCAACGTCACGTCTGGTGTCTAGCGTTACCGGCTTCCCGGTACAGCCAAACAAGGCCATCGTCGGCGCGAATGCGTTTGCCCACGAGTCTGGCATCCATCAGGATGGCGTCTTGAAGCACCGCGAAACCTACGAAATCATGCGAGCGCAGGATGTGGGCTGGAGCGACAATAAAATCGTGCTGGGCAAGCATTCCGGGCGCAATGCGTTCAAGACCCGTTTGCAAGAACTCAACATCGAATTGACGTCTGAAGAAGAACTCAATGCTGCATTTTCGCGCTTTAAAGATTTGGCAGATCGCAAACACGACATCTTCGACGAAGACTTGATGGTGTTGATGATGGATGCGCGTTCTGCGCAAGAAGATGTCGCGTATGAGTTGCTGGCGTTGAATGTTTGTTCCACCACCGGCAAAGCCCCGGATGCAAAAGTGGCCCTGAAAGCCCATGGTAAGGAACAAACCGCCAGGGCTATTGGCGGTGGGCCGGTCGATGCGGTGTACAAAGCCATCGAAAGCATTGTCGGTGAAACCGCGACACTGGCATTGTATTCCGTCAATAACATTACCAGTGGTACGGATGCGCAAGGCGAGGTTACGGTACGTCTGGATAAAGACGGGCGTATTATCCACGGGCATGGTGCGGATACTGACATCGTGATCGCTTCCGCTAAAGCCTATGTGGATGCGTGGAACAAACTGGCCAGCCAGGCACTGCGCGAACACCCGCAGCACCATCAGGGAGTGTAA
- a CDS encoding uracil-DNA glycosylase, which produces MLLPVVPSSPLPVASDFSTLSWQDLRTAVQACTRCAISKTRTQTVFGTGNQQAAWMVIGEAPGAEEDRQGEPFVGKAGQLLNNMLLAIGMPRETVYIANVLKCRPPNNRDPQVDEAANCRGYLERQIALVNPTLILVVGRIAAQNLLQTTAPLARLRGQEHRAPVSGTPVVVTYHPAYLLRQPSDKRKAWQDLLFAREVFARHAQSPH; this is translated from the coding sequence ATGCTCCTTCCCGTTGTTCCAAGTTCTCCGCTTCCTGTCGCATCCGATTTCTCCACCCTCTCATGGCAAGACCTCCGCACAGCGGTGCAAGCTTGCACCCGTTGTGCCATCAGTAAAACCCGCACCCAAACGGTGTTTGGCACAGGTAATCAACAAGCTGCGTGGATGGTTATCGGCGAAGCGCCCGGTGCGGAGGAGGATCGTCAGGGCGAACCCTTTGTGGGGAAGGCGGGTCAGTTGCTCAATAATATGTTGTTAGCGATTGGAATGCCGCGAGAAACCGTTTACATCGCTAATGTCCTCAAATGCCGACCGCCTAATAATCGTGACCCGCAAGTCGATGAAGCTGCGAATTGCCGGGGTTATTTGGAACGGCAAATTGCGTTGGTCAATCCCACGCTGATTTTGGTAGTGGGGCGTATTGCTGCACAAAACCTGTTACAAACCACTGCGCCATTAGCACGCTTGCGTGGGCAAGAACACCGTGCTCCCGTTAGTGGTACGCCTGTAGTGGTCACTTATCACCCAGCTTACTTGCTACGCCAACCGTCTGATAAGCGTAAAGCATGGCAGGATTTATTGTTTGCCCGTGAGGTGTTTGCCCGCCATGCCCAGTCACCACACTGA
- the rimI gene encoding ribosomal protein S18-alanine N-acetyltransferase has translation MPSHHTETDFLPLRPMTLDDLGRVMTLENRAYPFPWTPAIFSDCLKHGYSGWIYEQDSELLGYAMLMFVLDEMHLLNICIAPELQGQGFGSRLLKTLERVARAANAETCFLEVRQSNFSAIRLYVNAGFNEVGVRKGYYPTEFGREDALVMAKTLF, from the coding sequence ATGCCCAGTCACCACACTGAGACTGATTTTTTACCGCTGCGCCCGATGACACTGGATGATTTAGGGAGAGTGATGACGCTGGAAAATCGTGCTTATCCCTTTCCTTGGACACCAGCGATTTTCAGCGATTGCCTTAAACACGGCTATTCTGGCTGGATTTATGAACAGGATAGTGAGTTGTTAGGCTACGCGATGCTGATGTTTGTGTTGGATGAAATGCACTTGTTAAATATTTGCATTGCGCCTGAATTACAGGGTCAAGGTTTCGGTAGTCGCTTGTTGAAAACGCTGGAACGTGTTGCGCGGGCGGCTAACGCAGAAACCTGTTTTTTGGAAGTGCGCCAGTCGAATTTTTCCGCGATCCGCTTGTATGTGAACGCAGGGTTTAATGAGGTCGGGGTGCGCAAAGGGTATTACCCAACCGAATTTGGGCGCGAAGATGCGTTGGTAATGGCAAAAACCCTGTTCTAG
- the pcnB gene encoding polynucleotide adenylyltransferase PcnB has protein sequence MGKTEFSGSVAMLNPVDATHVPPAVHHIPADKVCGRAKDVIRRLQKAGYEAYLVGGCVRDLLLGLVPKDFDIATSAHPEEIRRLFNSCRLIGRRFRLAHIYYGRDYLEVATFRAPHDDSEDGGKVNDAGRIINDNVYGTLEEDVWRRDFSINALFYDPISDELLDFVGGLDDLRHGKIRLLGDPEQRFREDPVRLLRAIRFAAKLGFEIEPATLACMRPMGILLEGVSSARLFDEIIKLLHSGHGWNTFQLLGEYELLQYLLPLTYESLEDDDTGNFARMIELSLRNTDQRLVEGKSVMPGFLYAVLLWHEVSVVAEELQRKGMPELQAMTQAATDALQDQVDFTAVPRRFSNITREIWLLQSRFRYRDLRRANLLLTNPRFRAAYDFLCLRAEAGEPVKDEAEWWTAFQTATPEEREVMCKGAAVKGSLRRRKKRRKPGIVTKAAHTPAS, from the coding sequence GTGGGTAAAACGGAATTTTCAGGGTCAGTGGCAATGCTGAATCCAGTCGATGCTACGCACGTGCCGCCTGCCGTGCATCATATCCCCGCTGATAAGGTCTGTGGGCGTGCTAAAGATGTGATTCGGCGCTTACAAAAAGCGGGCTACGAAGCCTATCTGGTTGGTGGTTGTGTCCGCGATTTATTGCTGGGTTTAGTGCCGAAAGATTTTGATATTGCGACCAGTGCACATCCTGAAGAAATCCGGCGCTTATTCAATTCCTGCCGTTTGATTGGGCGGCGTTTCCGTTTAGCGCATATTTACTATGGGCGTGATTATTTGGAAGTCGCTACTTTCCGCGCCCCGCATGATGACAGTGAGGATGGCGGTAAGGTCAATGATGCAGGGCGTATCATCAACGATAATGTCTATGGCACGTTGGAAGAAGACGTGTGGCGGCGCGACTTCAGCATTAATGCGTTATTTTACGACCCGATCAGCGATGAGTTGTTGGATTTTGTCGGTGGTTTAGACGACCTGCGCCATGGCAAAATCCGCTTGTTAGGCGACCCGGAGCAGCGTTTCCGTGAAGATCCGGTGCGTTTGCTGCGTGCGATTCGTTTCGCGGCGAAATTAGGGTTTGAAATTGAACCGGCTACCTTAGCTTGTATGCGCCCGATGGGTATTTTGCTCGAAGGCGTTTCCTCCGCACGTTTATTCGATGAAATTATTAAGTTATTGCACAGTGGTCATGGCTGGAATACCTTTCAGTTATTGGGTGAATACGAGCTTCTGCAATATTTACTGCCCTTAACTTACGAAAGCCTTGAGGATGATGATACGGGCAACTTTGCGCGAATGATTGAGCTATCGTTGCGCAATACCGATCAGCGCCTAGTCGAAGGCAAATCCGTGATGCCTGGATTTCTCTATGCGGTGTTGTTGTGGCATGAAGTATCGGTAGTGGCTGAAGAGTTACAGAGAAAAGGAATGCCGGAACTGCAAGCGATGACCCAAGCCGCAACCGATGCTTTGCAGGATCAGGTGGATTTCACTGCTGTACCGCGCCGTTTCAGTAACATTACCCGTGAAATTTGGTTATTGCAGTCACGTTTTCGTTACCGTGATTTGCGGCGTGCGAATCTTTTACTGACCAATCCACGCTTCCGTGCCGCTTATGATTTTCTGTGCTTGCGTGCCGAAGCGGGTGAGCCTGTGAAAGATGAAGCCGAATGGTGGACAGCATTCCAAACGGCAACGCCCGAAGAGCGTGAGGTGATGTGCAAGGGGGCAGCGGTAAAAGGCAGTTTGCGCCGTCGGAAAAAGCGTCGCAAACCGGGCATTGTTACCAAAGCGGCGCATACGCCAGCATCATGA
- the folK gene encoding 2-amino-4-hydroxy-6-hydroxymethyldihydropteridine diphosphokinase, with translation MKPVLCYIGLGSNLGNPTANLHSAIAQLSGVEGIELRGVSRFYVSKPMGPQDQPDYVNAVVGIQTRFAAHDLLQILFTVERAHGRVRDASQRWGARTLDLDLLLYGDAVIATADLHVPHPGICERSFVLLPLADLAPHQVFPDGRKLQDCLAALACDDLQPLG, from the coding sequence ATGAAGCCAGTGCTTTGCTATATTGGTTTAGGCAGTAATTTAGGTAATCCCACTGCCAATCTGCATTCTGCCATTGCGCAACTGTCCGGTGTTGAGGGCATTGAGTTGCGGGGCGTATCCCGCTTTTATGTGAGCAAACCGATGGGGCCGCAAGACCAACCGGATTATGTGAACGCGGTGGTTGGTATCCAAACCCGCTTTGCTGCACATGATTTGCTGCAAATCCTCTTTACGGTGGAACGGGCGCATGGGCGGGTGCGCGATGCCAGCCAGCGCTGGGGTGCGCGAACTTTGGATCTCGATTTGCTGCTTTACGGTGATGCTGTGATTGCGACTGCCGATTTGCACGTACCGCATCCCGGTATTTGTGAACGTTCCTTTGTGCTATTACCCTTGGCTGATCTTGCACCGCATCAGGTGTTTCCTGACGGGCGTAAGTTGCAAGATTGCCTCGCGGCCTTGGCATGTGATGATCTTCAGCCGCTGGGTTGA